ATGCTGGCGGTCGCCGGATGCCGGCAGCCGCGGATGGCGCCGGTCCCCGCGGCGATCGAGTATCCGCGCTACGTCTCCAGCGACACCATTCCGCCGCCGATAGTGCGGGCCTGGCCCGCGATGGGGGCGATGCTGGAGATCAGCGTGTGGGACGCCGACAGCGCCCGCGCCCGCGCGGCGATGGAAGCCGCGCGCGCCGCCGTCCTCCGCGTGGACTCGCTGATGTCCCCCGAGAGCGCCCCGGGCGAGGTGGCCGCCGCCAACCGCCGCGCGGGGACGGACAGCGCCACCACGCTGTCGCCGTGGACGGCGGAGGTGCTGGACTCGGCGCTCGCGATCGCCGCGGCGTCGGGCGGCGCGGTGGACGTGACGGCGGCGCCGCTGGCCGGCGCGTGGCGTGCGGGCGCCGTCCCCCCGCAGCAAGTGCGCGACTCGCTGGCCGCGCGGGTGGGATGGCGGATGGTGCGCTTCGACCGCGTCGCGCGCCGCGTCTCCCTTCCGCAGCGCGGAATGCGGCTGGACTTCGGGGAGATGGCGCGCGGCTTCGCGGTGGACCGCGGCGTCGCGGCGCTGCGCGCGGCGGGGATCGGGAGCGCGGTGCTGGACGTGGGCGGCACCTTCCGCGTCCTCGGCCCGACGCCGGTGACGCCCGGATGGACGATGGGCCTCACCGACCCGCGCGGCCCCGGCGAGGTCTTCGCCGCGGTGCACATCGACAGCGGCGCGGTCGCGACGATGGGCGATTACGGGCAGATGTTCGAGGCCGGCGGCGAGCGCTGGTCGCGCGTGCTGGACCCGCGCCGGGGAGTGCCCGCGCGCGGCGTGGTCTCCGTCTCCGTCCTGGCACCCAGCGGGATGCTGGCGGACGCGCTGCTGGGCGCCTTCTTCGTGATGGGCCCCGAGGAGGGGTGCCGCTGGGCCGCGCGCTACCCCGGCGTGGACGTGGTCTGGGTGCGCGACGCCGGCCACGACGAGGAGAAGGAAGACGACGACGAGGCCATGGACCCCGACCTGGTCGTCATCACCGACGCGCTGAAGGACCGCCTGGAGATCCTCACCGAGGAGCCCACCGACGAGCGCCCCACCACCTGCAGCC
This portion of the Longimicrobium sp. genome encodes:
- a CDS encoding FAD:protein FMN transferase, encoding MLSQLPNRSADGDADRPARRAASAPRPARMLIFFSCMAMLAVAGCRQPRMAPVPAAIEYPRYVSSDTIPPPIVRAWPAMGAMLEISVWDADSARARAAMEAARAAVLRVDSLMSPESAPGEVAAANRRAGTDSATTLSPWTAEVLDSALAIAAASGGAVDVTAAPLAGAWRAGAVPPQQVRDSLAARVGWRMVRFDRVARRVSLPQRGMRLDFGEMARGFAVDRGVAALRAAGIGSAVLDVGGTFRVLGPTPVTPGWTMGLTDPRGPGEVFAAVHIDSGAVATMGDYGQMFEAGGERWSRVLDPRRGVPARGVVSVSVLAPSGMLADALLGAFFVMGPEEGCRWAARYPGVDVVWVRDAGHDEEKEDDDEAMDPDLVVITDALKDRLEILTEEPTDERPTTCSQLLAHAKSSVP